Proteins encoded together in one Anaerotignum propionicum DSM 1682 window:
- a CDS encoding RluA family pseudouridine synthase, whose translation MDWKIIFEDGEMLVAEKPQGMPTQADKTGDLDLLSALEQHCGHPLGLIHRLDRPVGGLLVFAKTKRAEAAFAKQMQEGILEKRYLAVLLGKMPEEKGTLIDYLKKNTRTNLSEVVSPKDKMGKKAVLHYEVFQTKVEENQILSLVEIQLETGRHHQIRVQTAHAGAPIWGDKKYNSQFQRRGRTEIALWAYSLKGLHPATNQPWSFVNMPKDGIFQFFYGNS comes from the coding sequence ATGGATTGGAAAATAATATTTGAGGATGGGGAAATGTTGGTGGCGGAAAAGCCTCAAGGTATGCCAACACAGGCAGATAAAACAGGAGATTTGGATTTACTTTCTGCGTTGGAACAGCATTGCGGTCATCCATTGGGTTTGATTCACCGCCTAGATAGACCGGTAGGGGGTCTCCTTGTTTTCGCAAAAACAAAAAGGGCAGAGGCTGCTTTTGCAAAACAAATGCAGGAAGGGATTTTGGAAAAACGTTATCTTGCCGTTCTATTGGGTAAAATGCCTGAAGAAAAAGGTACCTTGATTGATTACTTGAAAAAAAATACGCGTACCAATCTTTCAGAGGTAGTTTCCCCCAAGGATAAGATGGGAAAAAAGGCTGTATTGCATTACGAGGTTTTCCAAACTAAGGTTGAAGAAAATCAGATTCTAAGTTTGGTGGAAATCCAACTGGAGACAGGCAGACATCACCAAATTCGGGTACAAACTGCACATGCAGGAGCACCAATTTGGGGAGATAAAAAATATAACTCCCAGTTTCAAAGAAGAGGACGCACGGAAATCGCTCTTTGGGCGTATTCTTTAAAAGGATTACATCCTGCAACAAATCAGCCATGGTCCTTCGTAAATATGCCTAAGGATGGCATTTTTCAGTTTTTTTATGGAAATTCATAA